The stretch of DNA CCCGGCGGTGGGTGTCTCAAGCCCGGCGAGCATCCGCAGGGTGGTGGTCTTCCCACACCCCGAAGGCCCGACGAGCGTCGTGAAGGAACCGGCGGGAATCTCCAGTGAAATGTCGTCTACCGCGACGTGCGTCTTGCCGAGTGTTGTGAACTCTTTGCGAACCGTGTCGAGTCGAATGGATTGTGCCATAGTTATTCGAGCCCTCCGACGCTGAACCCCTGCAGCAGATATCGCTGGAGGAACAGCGCGATGAGGAATGGGGGGATGGAGATGAGCAGCGAGACGGCCATCGTCTCGCCCCATCCGATGGTGACGCGGTCTAAGAACAGACTCGCGCCGACGTTGATGGTGTACATGTCGTCGTTGCTCATGACGATACGCGCCATGGTGAAATCGTTCCACGCGACGGCGAACGCGAAGATAGCCGCCGAGATGTAGCCCGGCTGGGCAACAGGTAAAACCACGTCCCAAACCGTCCGGAACCGACTCGCGCCGCGCACCCATGCTGCCTCCTCAAGCGAGAGGGGCACCGTCTGGAAGTACTGCCACATCAGCCAGATGGTGAACGGCGCGGAGATGGCAGTGAGCGCGAGTGTGAGCGCGAAGTAGCTGTTCAACAGCCCGAGACTGTAGAAGATCACGTACAGCGGGATGGCGAGCACGATGGGGCTGAACATGTAGCTGAACAGCACCGCACGCGCCGCGATGGATTTGCCGCGGAACTCGAAGCGGGTGAGGCCGTAGCCCGCAGCAATCGCAATCGCCGTCGAGAGCAGCGTCGAACTCGCGGTGACGATGAGGCTGTTCGTGAAGTAGCGAACCGTCTCCGTCGTGTCGAGCAGGACGAGGAAGTTTCGTGCTGTAATCTCTGACGGGATGAGGTTCACTTGACCGCCTGCGAAGGTGGCTGCCGGAGACTGCAGGGCGATGACCACCATCAGGTAGACGGGCACCACGACGAACGTCGTGATGAGCAAGGCGGTGACGTAGAGGGCGATTCGCTGGAGGCGCTGTTGGGTTCGGTGGTCGAACCAACTGGAATCAGCCGTCGCCATCAGTGAGCCACCTCCGCTTCCGGCGCGAACGTGCGGAAGTAGACGATGGCGGCCGCCGCGAGCAGGAAGAACATGATGCCCGCGAGCGCCGTTGCCTCACCGAAGTTCACCTCGTTGAACGCGATTTGGAACACCCTGATTGGGAGGGTGGTCGTCTGTTGGAGCGGTCCGCCTCTGGTGGTGAGATAGATGATATCGAACTTGTTGAACATCCAGATGCCCCGGACGAGGAGGATGATGAGGATGGCTCCCCGGAGGTGGGGCATCGTGATGTCGCGAAACGCCTGCCACGTCGTCGCGCCCTCGACCCGCGCCCGTTCGTACAGGTCGGGGTCGATTGCCTGCAAGCGCGCGAGCAGGATGAAAAACGCGAACGAGGCGAACTTCCAAACGCTCGTGATGACGACGGCGGGCATCGCCCACGTCAGCGTCGAGAAGAAGGCGATCGGTTCGTCGATGAAGCCCGCATTTTCGAGCACCTGATTGAGCACGCCGATGTTCGGGTCTAAGATGAATTTCCACATGAAGATGACCACGAGCGTGGGCAACAGATAGGGGAAAATCATCAGCGTCCGCAGGGCCGCACCGCCGCGAATCTTCTGGTTCACGACGAGCGCAAGCCCGAGGCCGAGGATGAGACTGAGGCCTGTCGTCGCAATCGCGTAGACGACGCTGTTCCAGAGAAAGCCCCAGAACGTCGGCTCTGTGAGCAGTGAAATGTAGTTGCCAAGCCCGACGAACGTCGGATTGCGCACTGGATTCTGAAACAAACTCATCCCCAGGGCGTACGCTATCGGGACGACCCAGACGACGATGAAAAACGCCACCAGCGGGACGAACGACACGAGCAACAGCCACGTACTCCCGTCTAAGTCGGAGGGTCGAAGGCGGTTTTTCAGGCTGACGCTCATCGCTTGAGACTACGGAGCTTTTCAGCGAGCCAATCGACGGTCTCCTCCGGAGATTTGCCGCCGACGAGCAGTTGGTCTGCGGCCTGTCCGAACACCTGATTGCCGTAGCCGTCTGCGGCGAGCAGGTTCGGCGCACCCTCGTCGCCCGTGGCGAGGACGGACGTGAACACGTCCCAGTTGTCCTTGACGAGTTCGAGGACTTCGGGGTACTCGTTCAGCGTCTCGTTGTTTTTGACCGCATCGCTGTCGAGTTGTTCGCGGCTCGGCGGGAACTGGAACAGCGGTGCAGAGAGCACGAAGTCGAAGAACTTCTCGGATTGGTTGAAGAACTTCACGAACTCTTGGGCGCCTTCGGTGGCCTGCCCGTCGTTTCGCACGAGGTGGCCCTCCATGTACGCCCACCACTTGTCCTGTGCTTTCCCCTGTGGGACGGGGAACGGCATCGGGCTGAACTTCTTGACCAAATCCGGGCGGTTGCTGGACATGATGAGAATGGGTAATCCACCCACAGAGACGCCCGCGGCGGCGTTCTCCTGTTGGAGCGCGCCAATCGCATCGCCCCACTCCCAGCCGCTGCCGTTTGGCGAGTACTCTGCCATCTGCTGAACCCACTCGAACGTCTCGATGGCGGCGGCGCGGTTGTCGCCTTTGTCCACCGTGACCTCGATGTTGTCGGATGGTCCAGAATAGATTTGGACGTCGTTTTGCCAGAGGTACTGGGTCATCTGCGTGTCGGCGTTGTTCGTCTGGCCGGACTGGACGATGTACCCTTGCATGTCCTCCTCTTCGGAGACGCGCTGTGCCTCTGCCTGCCAGTTCTCCCACGTCTCTGGATTCCCGTCGTAAATGTCGCTTCGGTACCAGCCCATCAGCGGTTCGACCATCGCCGCCGCGAAGTAGGACTCGCCGTCTACGTTCACGGGGTCGGGGAGGTCGTTGTTCGACACCGCGTCTGTGAGCGGGGCGAGGACGCCGTCTCGCTGAAGGCGGTAGGCGTCGGTCGAGGTGTCAAAGAGGATGTCCGGTGGGTTGCCCGCCGCCACCATCTTCTGCATCTCTTGGTCGGTCGACGTCCCCTTCGAGGTGTAGGTCACCTCGACGGTGTAGTCGCTCTGGTCTTCGAACTCGGCGATAATCGAGTCCATCACTTCCTTCGAATCGCCGCGGTCTGAGAGGTAACGAACGGTAGTGCTCTCGCCGTCTCCACCGCCGCCGCCACCGCCGAGACAGCCGGCGAGGGCGAGTGCGGATGCGGTCGCGCCCGTGCCCTGTAAGAATCGTCGTCTGGTGTGCTTCGCTGGTCGGTTGCCTGCCTCGTTAGCCATGGTGTGGAATACCATGGTCTACCATGAACGACTTTGTCCTACAAATGTAGGGCTTTTAAATAGGCTTCCGGAAAAACACGGGGGCTATCTGCCTCACGTAGATGGGCCGGGAGCGACGGGTGGATTGCCAACGGCAACCTGCGTCGACGCCTGGTGGAGCGCTTCGGTGAGGAGTTTCTTCTCGGCTTTCCGCAGGTGTTCTAACAACGTCGTGTGCGTGATGTCGAGTTGCCCCGCAAGTGTCTCTGCGTCGATGCGCCGGGGCCAGTCGAAGTACCCCTGTTCTAAGGCGGCTCTGATGACCTCCTCTTGACGCGTCGAAAGCGAACTGGTGGTGTCATCGACCGGTGTCAGGCGGCCGAGTCTGACGCTGCCGATTTTCCGGAGGTCTGTGACGATGGCTTTCAGGTCTTCGCGTCGGAACACGATGACGTCGAAGACACGCTCGTTGCCGTTCACGCGGTCTAACCCGTGGAGCATTCCGTGGTTTTCGCGGATGATGGGCAACGCGCCACACGAGCGTTTGGTGACGAGCAACCCGGAGGTGCCGATGCGCTCTACCTCGGTCACCATCTCGTCTGCGCGAAGGCGTGCTTCGAAACGGTCGCTTCGCTCACCGGCTTCGATGAGGAACGTGATGTACTCGTCGTCCAACACTTCTTCTTGCGTGACGGTGAACGACTCGTCTCCCTCGCCCGTGATTTCGCTCAGGACACAGTCACACTGCAAGTCGAGATAGAGGGTCGCGCGAAGCATGTGGTGTGTTCTCATCTCTCTGCTAATGAGTATTTGCATCGCTTCCACCGAACGACTAAATCATCGTGACCGAAACGAGACAGTATGTCTTCACTCGCCTCGGAGACGCGGGCCGCGGTTCGCGGGCATCCCTTTCTCCACCTCGCACTCAGAGCAGACGTCGTCAACTACACCGCAGCCGCTCGCTTTCTCGACATCGGTGACACGGAAGCCGTCACGGCCGCACTGCGTCGCTTCGCCACGGATTTACCAGCGTTCACCCAAACTGACTGCGCCCCGCGCGTCTCGATGCAAAGCGGACTCGGTGAGGGCGAGGCCACCGACGCGCTCATTACCGTTGGCGAGACGCATCTCGTCCCCGGCGCGGGTGCGCTCACGGGCATTGTCGTCGCGGGTGATGTGTCGGTGACGGCACTCGGACACGTGCTGTCCTGTCTCGCCCTCGCGGACATTGAACCGCTCGCCGCCGCAGGTACAGAGGACGCGCTAATCGTCGTCGTCACTCGGCGTGACGGCCCGACCGCGTTGCGAACCGTCGAACGCGAGTTATCAGCCGTACCACAATATCGGGCTGTCGGAGAGTAATGTTCATTTGGTATACTCACAGAATTGATGTACGAATGGGTGATTCACCCACACCGGGGAGCAGTTTCAGGCGCTGATTGAAGGCTCCTCTGCCATTATCACTGCTCTCGGTGAATCGGGGGCAATTGTGTATGAAAGTCCCTCTCCTTCATTGGTACTTGGCTACGAACCGGGCGACCTTCTCGGCGATAACGCGTTCGAGTATGTCCACCCCGCCGAAGAACACACCTTTGCAGCAACAACGTGGGCGGGGCGACGTTTTCGTCTCGCTATCTCCCGCAGACGCGAGTGCGTGAACCTGCCACCGACGGATTCAAACACCTTTGCTCAGTATCCTTCGACAATGACGCTACACGTGACGAATACGCTCACTGGTGAGCGCGAGGTGTTCACGCCACAGAACCCGGATTCCGTTCTTCTCTACTACTGTGGCCTCACCGTCTCTGATTTCGCGCATCTCGGCCACGCCCGCTCGTGGGTGCACGTTGACGTGATGCACCGGTGGCTCGAATTTCTCGGCTACGACGTCCACCACGTCGAGAACTTCACCGACGTGAACGAGAAAATCGTCGCGCGCATTGGTGACGATGACTTGGGCGACGACGAGGCGGCAGTGGCACGCCACTTCATCGAGCAGACGCTCGCGGACATGCGCTCGCTCAACCTCAAACGCGCGGAGATTTACCCCCGCGTCTCAGAACATCTCCCCGAAATCGAATCGCTCATCGAGACGCTGATGGAGAAGGGCTATGCCTACGAGTCGAACGGGTCGGTCTACTTCGACGTGACGAAATTCCCCGACTACGGCAAACTCTCGAATCAGTCGGTCGAGGATTTAGAGGCACAAGGCGACCCGACCGAACGCTCAGAAAAGCGCAATCCTGCAGACTTCGCGCTCTGGAAAGCCGGCGAAGCACATCCCGACGACGCGCCACCCGGCGGCGAGGTGTGGGACTCGCCGTGGGGCGACGGCAGACCAGGCTGGCACATTGAGTGCTCTGCGATGTCGATGACCCATTTAGACGAGACTATCGACATCCACGTTGGCGGCCAAGACCTCGTCTTCCCGCATCACGAAAACGAAGTCGCCCAGAGCGAGGCAGCCACTGGCAAGCAGTTCGCGCGCTACTGGCTTCACGTTCGCCTGCTCGAAACCGAGGGTGAGAAGATGTCCACGAGCCTCGGCAACTTCTCGACGGCCAAAGACATCGTCGCCGAGTACGGCACGGACGTGGTTCGGATGTTCCTCATGTCCGCCGCGTACAACCGCACGCAGTTGTTCAACGAGGCGACGTTCACCGAAGCCCAAAAGCGCTGGGAGACGCTCTCGCGGGGCTACGAACGCGCGGTCGAAGCCTGCGACAGCGTCGAGGCCTCCGGCAAGGTCGTAGACGAGGCGCTTCGAGATGCCTTAGCGGCGACCCGTGAGTCGTTCACCGAGGCGATGAACGACGACTTCAACACCCGCGAGGCGCTCGCGGCGCTCCTTGAACTCGTTTCGGCGGTCAACCGCCACGCAGACGACGCAGCCCAGTTCGACTACAAGGGCCTCCACGAGGCGGTCGCGCTGTTCGAGGAACTCGGCGGCGGCGTCCTTGGGTTCACCTTCGGCGGCGAACCGGAAAGCGACGTGTCGCTCGCCGGTGAGGTCGTCGACCTCGTGCTCCGGGTGCGCGAACAGGAACGCGAGGCGGGCAACTACGACCGGGCAGACGAACTGCGCGACGAACTCGAAGCCCTCGGCGTCACCATCGAAGATTCGGACGACGGCCCGACCTACCGGCTCTGACGCAGGCCACGACAGATTGCGTTTTGCTGCTTTGGTACGTGCACCCATACTGATTGGTAGGCCAAGAGACTTATATGGAACAAAGAGTAAGACGCGCACAACAGATGATATCACGGCGTAGAGCACTTGCCCTGGTTTCGATGGGGGCAGTTGGTTCACTGAGCGGATGTATTGGCTTCCTGACAGGGTCGGAGGCACTCCAGTTCTCGGCCGAGACCGCGACGGTCGCCTCGGCATCCCTCGAAGAGACTGACTACGAAAAAGCGCCGGATTCTTCCGGTGAGCAGACGGTCGAACGGTCGTTCTCGGTTGCAGACCAAGAGCGGCAGGTCGAGGTGACAAACCACATTCAGGAGTACAAACGCTCCGTGAACCTCGGCGTGCTCGGTGAGCAGGAACTCGCGCGCTTTATCGTTCTCTCGACGCCGAAGGTTGACATCGCGGGCAAGACGTTCAACCCCGTTGGCGAGTGGTCTGCAAAGGAGTTCGTCATGCAGATTCAGTCGGCCTACAAGGGGCTGAGCGACATCCAACAGGAAGGTGAGCGCTCGGTTTCGATGCTCGGAGAGAGCCGGACGGTAACCAAGTTCAGCGCCCGCGCAGAGGTCGCAAACGGCGAGGAAGTCGATGTGTTCATTCACGTTACCGAGGCCGTGGGCGACGGCGACGACTACGTCATCGGCATCGGCGTCTATCCACAGCAAATCGACGGCGAACAGGCGCGCGTTGACGAACTCATCGCGGGCATCGAGCACTAGTCGTCGCGGTAATCCTTTTTGTGTGCGGCCGTGTCACGGTGAGTATGAACACCGTGTTGGGTGCGGGGATTGCGATTACCCTTCTCAGCCTGCTCGGCTACGCCCTCGGTATCGTCGCACCCTACCCGGGGCGCGAACTGTCACTGACTGGGGCAATGGTCGGCGTTACCTTACTCTCTATCAGTTGGATTCACGGAGAGGACGCATGACAACCGAAGCGGTCGTTTTCGCTGACGGGGCAATCACCCACTACGACGACCTTGACGCGGCGAAAGCCGCCCAGGGAACGACGTGGGTGACGGCGACGGAAGCCAACGAACAAGAGCTGCTCGACGTGACTGCAGTGTTCGACATCCACCCGCTCACGGTCGAAGACGTCGTAAACGACGTGCGCCCGAAAACCGAAGAGTTTCGCAACTACACGTTTATTCTCCTCAAAACCGCCCGACTTAGAAAGGGCGAGACGACGTTCAACGAGGAAATCCGCGACATTCCCGTCGGCGTCTACATCGGTGACGACTGGGTGGTCACGCTCTCGACGCGAAAAATCAAAGCCATCGATACGACGTGGGAGGCCGTCTTGCGCGAAGACGAGCGGTTGCTCGAACGCGGGCCTGATTTCACCGCCTACCGCGTCATCGACGGCATCGTAGACGGCTACTTCGACGTGTTAGACCAACTCGAAGACCAGATAGAGGCTATCGAAGACGAGGTGACGACCTCGACGGAAATCGAGATACTCGAAGCCATCAACGCGGTTCGCCGCGACCTCCTCTCGTTTCGCAAAGTCGCGTGGCCCTCACGGGAGGCTGTTGGCATCCTCGCCCGCGGCGACCCAAAACAGATCCAACAGCCCACAGAGAAGTACTACCGCGACGTGTACGACCACATCGTGCAGGTGGTAGACCTCATCGAGACCTACCGCGACCTCGCAAGCGGGGCGCGCGACATCTACCTGAACGTGCTCTCACAGTCCACGAACGACGTGATGAAGACGCTCACCGTCGTTGCGACCATCGTCTTACCCCTCACCCTCGTGACGGGCATGTTCGGGATGAACTTTGCTGGCGGCCCCTTCAACATGTCCGAGTTACAGTGGCCCTACGCCTACCCCGCCGTGTTGCTCGGGATGTTTCTCATCACGATTATCCTCGTGGTGTACTTCCGCGAGCGGTCGTTCCTCTAGTGGTTCGACACCCGCGCTTGTGGGCGCGGCCGCTCACGGCGAGTGAATAATTATCAAAAATCGATACTACTTACTTCAGGAACGGGTCTGCCATGTGGTCGGTCGTGCGACTCCACGTTGCCGTCGCGCGAGCGAGGCGGAACGTCATGACGAAGAATGCAACGGTGAGGGCGAGAACGAACGTTACAAGCCCTGTCGTTGTTGTGAGCAGACTTCCTGTGAACTCTCCGATGACCGCGAGTGCGACACCGAGGAGCGAGATTGCCGATAGCGTTTCGAGTGGTTCCATCGTGTGTGGTGAAGGGAAACTCCCCGGGGTTCATAAACTTGTCGCAGAATTGATAATTATGATAGTGGTTGTCTAGGGTCTTCGTCTCATGGAAATCCGTGAGGGATGTCGTGGACAACGGTTTTAGTTCGGGGGTGTGACTGGTTTCACAGTGAAACGTCCTCTCGGTGTCATCTCGTTTTTGCTCGCGGCGGCGTTCGCGCTGCTCGCCGCGTTCGTACACAGCCTCCCGGCCGATGAGTTCGTCATCAGCGGGTTTCAGGCGACGCTCATCGTCGCAAAACTCCTCTCGACGCTAGCGATTGTGTTTCTCGCCTACGGACTCTATCTGTTTACGACCCGGCTCATCAACACGCAGTTCGTAGACCGCAGACGTCAACACGACATCAAAAACGTCGTCCAGTTGGTGTTCATCGTCTTCGCGCTCGTGAGCGCCTTCGCCATCATCACCGAGCAGTGGGTTGGCCTGCTCGTCTCGCTCGGGGTCGTTGGCTTTGCCATCACCTTCGCGCTCCAGCAACCACTGTTCTCCTTTATCGGCTGGTTCTACATCATGGTCAAACGACCGTACCAAGTCGGTGACCGCGTGGCCATCG from Haladaptatus sp. ZSTT2 encodes:
- a CDS encoding carbohydrate ABC transporter permease; the protein is MATADSSWFDHRTQQRLQRIALYVTALLITTFVVVPVYLMVVIALQSPAATFAGGQVNLIPSEITARNFLVLLDTTETVRYFTNSLIVTASSTLLSTAIAIAAGYGLTRFEFRGKSIAARAVLFSYMFSPIVLAIPLYVIFYSLGLLNSYFALTLALTAISAPFTIWLMWQYFQTVPLSLEEAAWVRGASRFRTVWDVVLPVAQPGYISAAIFAFAVAWNDFTMARIVMSNDDMYTINVGASLFLDRVTIGWGETMAVSLLISIPPFLIALFLQRYLLQGFSVGGLE
- a CDS encoding carbohydrate ABC transporter permease gives rise to the protein MSVSLKNRLRPSDLDGSTWLLLVSFVPLVAFFIVVWVVPIAYALGMSLFQNPVRNPTFVGLGNYISLLTEPTFWGFLWNSVVYAIATTGLSLILGLGLALVVNQKIRGGAALRTLMIFPYLLPTLVVIFMWKFILDPNIGVLNQVLENAGFIDEPIAFFSTLTWAMPAVVITSVWKFASFAFFILLARLQAIDPDLYERARVEGATTWQAFRDITMPHLRGAILIILLVRGIWMFNKFDIIYLTTRGGPLQQTTTLPIRVFQIAFNEVNFGEATALAGIMFFLLAAAAIVYFRTFAPEAEVAH
- a CDS encoding ABC transporter substrate-binding protein, translated to MANEAGNRPAKHTRRRFLQGTGATASALALAGCLGGGGGGGDGESTTVRYLSDRGDSKEVMDSIIAEFEDQSDYTVEVTYTSKGTSTDQEMQKMVAAGNPPDILFDTSTDAYRLQRDGVLAPLTDAVSNNDLPDPVNVDGESYFAAAMVEPLMGWYRSDIYDGNPETWENWQAEAQRVSEEEDMQGYIVQSGQTNNADTQMTQYLWQNDVQIYSGPSDNIEVTVDKGDNRAAAIETFEWVQQMAEYSPNGSGWEWGDAIGALQQENAAAGVSVGGLPILIMSSNRPDLVKKFSPMPFPVPQGKAQDKWWAYMEGHLVRNDGQATEGAQEFVKFFNQSEKFFDFVLSAPLFQFPPSREQLDSDAVKNNETLNEYPEVLELVKDNWDVFTSVLATGDEGAPNLLAADGYGNQVFGQAADQLLVGGKSPEETVDWLAEKLRSLKR
- a CDS encoding helix-turn-helix domain-containing protein; translated protein: MLRATLYLDLQCDCVLSEITGEGDESFTVTQEEVLDDEYITFLIEAGERSDRFEARLRADEMVTEVERIGTSGLLVTKRSCGALPIIRENHGMLHGLDRVNGNERVFDVIVFRREDLKAIVTDLRKIGSVRLGRLTPVDDTTSSLSTRQEEVIRAALEQGYFDWPRRIDAETLAGQLDITHTTLLEHLRKAEKKLLTEALHQASTQVAVGNPPVAPGPST
- a CDS encoding DUF7523 family protein, whose protein sequence is MSSLASETRAAVRGHPFLHLALRADVVNYTAAARFLDIGDTEAVTAALRRFATDLPAFTQTDCAPRVSMQSGLGEGEATDALITVGETHLVPGAGALTGIVVAGDVSVTALGHVLSCLALADIEPLAAAGTEDALIVVVTRRDGPTALRTVERELSAVPQYRAVGE
- the cysS gene encoding cysteine--tRNA ligase codes for the protein MTLHVTNTLTGEREVFTPQNPDSVLLYYCGLTVSDFAHLGHARSWVHVDVMHRWLEFLGYDVHHVENFTDVNEKIVARIGDDDLGDDEAAVARHFIEQTLADMRSLNLKRAEIYPRVSEHLPEIESLIETLMEKGYAYESNGSVYFDVTKFPDYGKLSNQSVEDLEAQGDPTERSEKRNPADFALWKAGEAHPDDAPPGGEVWDSPWGDGRPGWHIECSAMSMTHLDETIDIHVGGQDLVFPHHENEVAQSEAATGKQFARYWLHVRLLETEGEKMSTSLGNFSTAKDIVAEYGTDVVRMFLMSAAYNRTQLFNEATFTEAQKRWETLSRGYERAVEACDSVEASGKVVDEALRDALAATRESFTEAMNDDFNTREALAALLELVSAVNRHADDAAQFDYKGLHEAVALFEELGGGVLGFTFGGEPESDVSLAGEVVDLVLRVREQEREAGNYDRADELRDELEALGVTIEDSDDGPTYRL
- a CDS encoding DUF6517 family protein, which codes for MISRRRALALVSMGAVGSLSGCIGFLTGSEALQFSAETATVASASLEETDYEKAPDSSGEQTVERSFSVADQERQVEVTNHIQEYKRSVNLGVLGEQELARFIVLSTPKVDIAGKTFNPVGEWSAKEFVMQIQSAYKGLSDIQQEGERSVSMLGESRTVTKFSARAEVANGEEVDVFIHVTEAVGDGDDYVIGIGVYPQQIDGEQARVDELIAGIEH
- the corA gene encoding magnesium/cobalt transporter CorA; the protein is MTTEAVVFADGAITHYDDLDAAKAAQGTTWVTATEANEQELLDVTAVFDIHPLTVEDVVNDVRPKTEEFRNYTFILLKTARLRKGETTFNEEIRDIPVGVYIGDDWVVTLSTRKIKAIDTTWEAVLREDERLLERGPDFTAYRVIDGIVDGYFDVLDQLEDQIEAIEDEVTTSTEIEILEAINAVRRDLLSFRKVAWPSREAVGILARGDPKQIQQPTEKYYRDVYDHIVQVVDLIETYRDLASGARDIYLNVLSQSTNDVMKTLTVVATIVLPLTLVTGMFGMNFAGGPFNMSELQWPYAYPAVLLGMFLITIILVVYFRERSFL